AACTCTCCCGATCGACTTCTTGGGAGACTTGATTCTGAAGATGCAAGTAATTTGGTTTTAAATGGTGAAAGAACTGTTTTGATTAGCCGTGAGCAGAATGGAGATCTAAGTCCAGTAACAAATCTTGTAACCAGTGGAAGAAGAGATGTTGTAAGCCGGTAGGGTAGGCTTGATGTCCtctcataatttttttctttttgcattctGTTTGGCAAGAGTAAGTTACAAAGATGGGATTTGATTCCAAGATCTTGCTATCAACCATCTAAGCCTACCAAGCAAGCTAGCAGACAtcttcatgtcctttcataatttTATCCTTCAACATTTCTTTTCATCCATGTCATAGTATCTTATATTGTATGTACGACTTCCTTTTTTCTGGTTTCCTCTTCTTGATATGCTCCATGTCTCAGATGTTTTACCATACCATTAATTGCTTGCAACTTGAAAGTGTTGGATTTATATAAAACAGAAGATTTGATTTTTCATTACATCTAATTCAATCAGCTTGACAACCGCTGAATCTCATCTTCACAGTTGATTAATAATCATTCTTATTGCAGTTTAAACTATAGTTGAACTGAGTGTCTCAAAGTACTAAAAGCACAACCTGAGGATGAGgaagtaataaaaaaatttcttcctttaCTACATTCCTAGTTCTGTGATCTACTTAGGCTCCAGTCTTTGTAACTGGATTCATATTTTTTGTCATTTGCAACTTGGTTTTTTTGTTATGTTGCTTGTCTACTTTGTATGAGATAGGGTCTTCTATTTTGAGTGTATCTAGAATATAGAGGATGGGTTGTTTATCATGTTAGATAAGAAAAATTCTACTTCATGGTTGATTACTGTAGGGTTCACATTAGAAGTGTTGGATTTTGTTGTATTTAATTATATCACTTTGAATCTCATCGTCGCAGTTTCCTAGTTGATTAATATTGTACTTTATCACAGTTAAACTTTAGAAACAAGCATCACAAATTAATAAAAGCATAAGCTGGTAATATAGTACCTATATTGCATTGTCCTTTTTAGTCCTAGTATTTTTATCTATTAATGCTCAAATCTTTGTAAGTGGATCCATActttgagtcatatgcaacttgtttaTTTCTCATTTAACATGTCTAGTTTGCATGAGATTGATTCTTTTATTCCAAATGCATCTGAAATATAGAGGatgaataattttattatattaatacaGACAAAGAAAGTCTAATTTTCACCGGGTTTATTGTACAGTTCCCTTTGAAGCCTTTTCAACATTTGTACATATAGCTATGAATCAGTTTGGCAACTGTAGAACAACTTTGCCTCTTTTGTCTCATTTCATTTAGCATATATTAAGTTGCCTCTctctctttttgtgattgtatccattaatctATATGATAAGTCTGCTAAATTTCTCTGTCTTTCTAAAACACCTTATTTTCATCTATAGGTCTTTATCTGGTGCAAAATCTTTCTGTGATGATGAGATGGACTTGGAAGATGGTAAAGTTGAAAAAGACAGAGTTAAGACTTTACGCTGCTACCGACCTATAAAGTTACATAATCAATCTCTTCTATCTGGTCTTGCATACTGCATATCATCATGCAGCATGATACTTGTTAACAAGTTTGTGCTCTCAGGCTATGATTTTAATGCTGGAATATCATTAATGGTTTACCAGGTGCAATTAGCAATCTATGTTTTGTTTTGTGCTTCTAAACACCGTATATGTAGTTTGATGCCTTTTCTTTGTTTGCAGAATCTTGTTTCAGTACTTGTAGTCTCCATCTTGAGGATATTTGGTGTAATATCAACAGAACCACTCACATGGAAATTAGTTAAAGTATGGTTTCCAGTTAATGTTATATTTGTTGGGATGCTCATCACAAGCATGTTTAGGTATGACAAATTTCTATAAGACAGATTTTTTTATCGTTCTCCTCTTGGATGATTGCAATATTTAGTCAATTCTATTATTTTACAGTGAAATCAAATGGTTCAGTGATTTAAGTAGAATGCTAATTTCAGTGAGGAAATGCCAATAAAATCAACCTTTGTACTTTCATATGCTTGTAGTCTGATAGAAATTTGAGGACCTCTCTAATTATATGTGATAGCATACTTCATGTTTCCTTACACCTCTTTTGTTTGAAACTTTGAATTACTTGCATTTGTACTCGAGAGAAGGAAAAAGAATAACCAATGATATTCTTTTTGTTTATGGTCAATCTACACCGTAGACTGCAAGGGCACATGTGAATGCTTATCTGCTTTTTAATTTTATGTATTTAGAGCTAATAAGAAGTTCTTGCAGCACAAATCATTTTCTTAATATCAAAATTGTGATAAAGGCAGATCAACTGTGGTACCAGCATAGTTTTGTGAGTCAGTTTTTGTTTTTGCATGGATCACCTATTCTTGACATCAAGTTTCATTTGTCTGTTAGCAGTTAATAGCATTGTGCCAGTCGGTGTTTTGTTTCGCTATCTTGCCATCTTGAGATAGTAAACACAGAGGGCCATGACTTATTGGAAATTCTGTTCATTGTCATCCTTTCCCATCTTAAACTTTCTTATATGCACTCATACAAAGGTGTCCACAGAAGATCTCACATTTCTATGTTTTATGATTTGAGAGCAAATTTATGGTTCAATCAAACTATTTGTCCTGGATTTTTTGAACAACATTCAGTTGCCATGAAATGCTGGATTTTCGAAGTGTCAACAAAGTGATATCATATGACCACTGCAAGTTTTCATGGACTACTTTGTttctccttttattttttatggaacatatttgatgtttttttttctGCCTTTATCAGCTGGAAGTATTCTCATTTAGTTCTTATCTCTGTTGTTTGGTGGTCCTCAATCTGGTATACACCCTTATTGCATGTATTTCATCAGTGTTGTATCTTTGTTCAAATACTTGAAATATATACTGTTGAGATTTGTTATTTTCATAGTTTTAAACCACAATTTCatcgtatatatatgtatgaaatcCTACTCTCCTATTAGTGGATATTTCTATTTATCTAATGTTGCTGAAGGTGTGCTTGTTATATTTGCAGCTTAAAATATATCAATGTTGCAATGATAACAGTTCTCAAGAATGTCACCAATGTCATTACTGCTCTAGGGGAAACATACCTCTTCATGAAGCATCACGACAAGAGAGTTTGGACAGCCCTATTCCTAATGGTATTCCGTATGAAATATAGAAAATTCAGCATATAATGCAAGGAAAgaaatttcaaattttatatgTAGTTCCTTGATTTGGTAGCATCAATAAATAGTGTATACATCTGATTAGACAAGTGTTCTTTGGCAACTGTGTCAAACGAAAAATAGAATAAaggaatattttcattgcacacatTGTTCTTTGGAATCTAATACATAAATATTGCAAACAATGGTTAAGTGCAAATTACTAGATCATTCTGGCTGCTGTTCAACATTTTCATTTAGCTAATTAGCATCACGATCATTCATATAAAATAGTTCTAGGTATTTCATTTCCTGAAAATTACGAGGTTGATCTTTAATCTGTTCTGAAGGACATTGATTAAAATTTAATTCCCTGATGCTTAACATATTGTCTTCTTTACAGATAATTTCCGCATTTTCAGGAGGGATGACTGATCTCTCCTTTCATGCAATTGGCTATATATGGCAGACCTTAAATTGTTTTCTGACAGCATCTTATTCGGTCAGTTCCTTACATGCTTTCTCTTCTCATCACATGAAAAAATCAGTATTTGTTCTATATGTGAAAGATCACACATGAAATGACATCTTTTATTTACTTTCTATCTTAATCCAAAAACATATTGTTTGAAAGTTTTGAATAGTTTTTCAATGTGTATAAGCATGACGGACTTATAGTGGCAAAAATCCTTCCTCATACATATTTTTTTCAACCTGAGACTTCACAATTTTGTTTTGAATTCGGATATTTAGATGAATGCTTGGGCTTATAGAAAGATAAAATAAGAATTATATTTCAATTTTGGACACTGAAAAGTGAAGATAGTTGCAATCAAGGATAAAGTGAAAGAAAACTACTTAAGGTGCTTTGGACCTATTCTAAGGAGACCTACAAATGCAGTAATTAAGTTGGGTGAGTGAATTCATACAGTTGTTGCAAGGAGGGAGAGGCCTTAAAAGATAATAATGGCAACAATGAGGGATATTAGATATCTTTGTTTGACTAGAGACATTGCCCTCGATGGAACTCAAATGACCCTGATGTTGGGGCCATTTGAATGCACATTAAGGGATTAGTAGACTCCTTGAGTCCTTGAAACGTGGAAAGCTTCTAATCAACACTCATACTCCTTGTTATGTAGAAAGCCTGCATAAGACTCATGTATCACAAGGCATATTCAtgcttatttgaaaaaaaatatttggatacCTATGTGGAGGGTAATTATGCATTTTGTTTGACTTATGTTGGTATCAGTTTATTAATGCTGACCTATGTAACTTGTTGGccctatttataaaaataaaagctGAAAAGTCTACTGCAGTCTGACAAATCTTTCTTGATATGTATGGCTGACAAATGTCCTTCTATATCTCAGTTAACACTAAGACGAGTCATGGACACTGCAAAGCAAGTCACTAAATCTGGGAAGTTGAATGAGTTTTCAATGGTTTTGCTCAATAATACCCTTTCTCTGCCTTTGGGACTTCTTCTTATATTTGCTTTCAATGAAGTTGACTACCTTTATAAAACGTGAGTAATCTATTCAACTTGATTTCTAACGTTTACACCATCTTCAGCAGTAATTTTAACATATGCTGCTTCCACTCTTATTTCTCGAACATGATTTCTTTTTACAATTTTATGCTGTTTGTTCAAAACATTGGAAAACAAATACCGAATCTTTATTAATGGCacttcgtttaaatttaaaggtcTACTCACCATCAATAtcgatgatgatttattggtggtAACCTGTCGGTTTGGCTGAAATTTACCATTCCAATGAGGGAACGACAGCCAAAAACAGTTGTTTTAAGTATACATATCAGCACATTAACTGGCAGTTGAATATATTAATTTGAGTAACAGTACTCCTCTGTTAATAGGAAAAAAAGAGGTGATATACCAAATCAGAAGAATGGGGTGATATTGTCATTTCTATGTACTTTACCCCTTTCCCTTTGTGCCCTCTATCTGTTGAATTGCAATTTTACCATGATTGCAACTGCAACTATAGTTGAGTTCTCAACTGCCACGAGCAACAGAGACACCCAATGTATGAGATAAGTGGATACAACCTGCCGGACACTCTCATTGGCTCATTACATATCAGTCTTTTGGAGATCGACCAAGTggttctttctttttgttttcttctttgttttttctttcttcttccctcATGCTTATTAGTATTATATACTTTTCCAAATGCTGTCATTGGACAAGTGTTGGCACCACCTACACTGTCACATTGTTTTGGAGACTGGTTAGCTACATCAGGGACACGTACTCTACCTCAGCAGTGAGGTCTTGGAGGTCGACAAGGAGATACAAAAAAAGATACAAATATGTACTTGGTGACAAATGCACAAATATGCAGAAGGTAGGAAAATGATTGTGTCCGGTGTTACAATGTAAATAATTTTGCCTGCAAATTTATGTTGGATCAAAAAGTTCTAAATTATTGATTGTAAAAAGTAGTGGAAATGGATCGAGTCAGTGGAAATTTTAACTCGGAAGAACTTTGAGCTGTTTCACAATCCATTCAAGTTTTTAAAATTGTTGTAATGAAAAGTAAGTGATCCCTATAATACTCTAATTGTAAGAAACATTCCATGATACTCATTAAATGTTAAGTCCTTTTCTGAATGGAGCTAGATATGTGACTTTGGAGGTAGATTATCTTTCCTTCTCTGCTCTTTTCACTGCTTCATTTATTTATAACCTTAAATGACTTTGTAGCACTTTGACAATTTCATCAGAAGATAATATTGTTCTCTCTCTTTCATGATTGTTTGGAAAGGAAGCAATATTGTTGTTTCTATCTTTGATGGGCTTATGATTTCGCTAGTGAATTTGCAGGCCACTTTTGAAGATGCCTATGTTTTGGTTGGTGATAACTTCAAGTGGTTTTTTGGGTCTTGCTATCAGCTTCACTTCACTGTGGTTCCTTCATCAGACAGGTGCAACCACATACAGGTATGAACAATTTTTTAGTTGTCAAATAAATTCTATTGCACTTTCTCCTGTTTTCCATTAAGTCCATCCTTAGCCACCATAATGAATCTCTGCATATTCATTGGACTAGCATAAGAATATTTTGGCCTTCACCTTTGTATTTTTGCCTATTTGATAGAAGATTCAGATGAAATGTGCTATCAGCAGCATGTTCTTCCATTTTAGCTTTcttattatgatgattcttggaaGCAT
The window above is part of the Musa acuminata AAA Group cultivar baxijiao chromosome BXJ1-1, Cavendish_Baxijiao_AAA, whole genome shotgun sequence genome. Proteins encoded here:
- the LOC103983680 gene encoding GDP-mannose transporter GONST1 isoform X1 codes for the protein MGSRGVPLGIPLNSPDRLLGRLDSEDASNLVLNGERTVLISREQNGDLSPVTNLVTSGRRDVVSRSLSGAKSFCDDEMDLEDGKVEKDRVKTLRCYRPIKLHNQSLLSGLAYCISSCSMILVNKFVLSGYDFNAGISLMVYQNLVSVLVVSILRIFGVISTEPLTWKLVKVWFPVNVIFVGMLITSMFSLKYINVAMITVLKNVTNVITALGETYLFMKHHDKRVWTALFLMIISAFSGGMTDLSFHAIGYIWQTLNCFLTASYSLTLRRVMDTAKQVTKSGKLNEFSMVLLNNTLSLPLGLLLIFAFNEVDYLYKTPLLKMPMFWLVITSSGFLGLAISFTSLWFLHQTGATTYSLVGSLNKIPLSIAGILLFKVPTSLENSLSILFGLLAGVFFAKAKLQERSQS
- the LOC103983680 gene encoding GDP-mannose transporter GONST1 isoform X2, with product MGSRSLSGAKSFCDDEMDLEDGKVEKDRVKTLRCYRPIKLHNQSLLSGLAYCISSCSMILVNKFVLSGYDFNAGISLMVYQNLVSVLVVSILRIFGVISTEPLTWKLVKVWFPVNVIFVGMLITSMFSLKYINVAMITVLKNVTNVITALGETYLFMKHHDKRVWTALFLMIISAFSGGMTDLSFHAIGYIWQTLNCFLTASYSLTLRRVMDTAKQVTKSGKLNEFSMVLLNNTLSLPLGLLLIFAFNEVDYLYKTPLLKMPMFWLVITSSGFLGLAISFTSLWFLHQTGATTYSLVGSLNKIPLSIAGILLFKVPTSLENSLSILFGLLAGVFFAKAKLQERSQS
- the LOC103983680 gene encoding GDP-mannose transporter GONST1 isoform X3 encodes the protein MDLEDGKVEKDRVKTLRCYRPIKLHNQSLLSGLAYCISSCSMILVNKFVLSGYDFNAGISLMVYQNLVSVLVVSILRIFGVISTEPLTWKLVKVWFPVNVIFVGMLITSMFSLKYINVAMITVLKNVTNVITALGETYLFMKHHDKRVWTALFLMIISAFSGGMTDLSFHAIGYIWQTLNCFLTASYSLTLRRVMDTAKQVTKSGKLNEFSMVLLNNTLSLPLGLLLIFAFNEVDYLYKTPLLKMPMFWLVITSSGFLGLAISFTSLWFLHQTGATTYSLVGSLNKIPLSIAGILLFKVPTSLENSLSILFGLLAGVFFAKAKLQERSQS